One Cuculus canorus isolate bCucCan1 unplaced genomic scaffold, bCucCan1.pri scaffold_105_arrow_ctg1, whole genome shotgun sequence genomic window, TGACACTTCTATCACCTAACAGTACTAtgacccagctcttctctgacCCAACACTTCTATGATCTGACCATTCTACcacccttctatgacctgacccTTGTACGACTCTACACCtctatgacccttctatgaAACATTATCTATGAcgctactcttcaatgacctCATTTTTCTATTACTCTTCTATGACACGACACCTTCTATCAGCCAACTCTTCTATAACAATTCTATACCCTGAGTCTTCTTCAGTCCCTCTGTCACATGACCCTTCaatgacccaactcttctatgactcttctatgacctctACACACCTCTGACCTGACCCTTCCATGACCCGACTCTTCCATTACACTTTAATGACCCAGCtcctaaatattctatgaccccacacttctatgactcttctgtGACCTGACACTTCTAGGACCATTCAGTGACCACCCCCTTCTGTGACCTGAACCTTCCATGACATGACTGTTCTCTGACCCTTCTATAACCCAACCCTCGTATCACCCGACTCATCCATGACCCTTCTAAGACCCAACTCTTCTATTTCCTGACTCTTCTACAGTCTTTCTCTGACCCAAATCTTCTATGATTTTTCTATGGCCCCGACCCTCCTGGGATCCGACTCTCCTTCGATCTTTCTATGAAACTGCTATGACAcgactcttctatgacccagtTCTTTTATGACCCACGTCTTCTTTGACCCCAGCATTCTATGACCCGACCTTTCTATGGGATCTCATAGTCAATGAGCCAACCAGGTGCCTTCTGCTGGCCTGTCAGAGACACTGCCAGATGTGAGCTTCAAAGCACAAATCCCAGCCATGGGTCAAGGGCTGacctctctgctgcttcagaaatcGGTGACCTCACAGTCTCTTTCCCAGCCATGTTCCTGCTGTTGGCCTGTTCCCTCCAGAGGGAGAGGTGACTTCACAGCCCCCTTCATGGCCTGTGCCTTCCTACTGGGTGATGGGTTCTTGAGACACACTGGGCCACATGACACGTTGTCCACccaaaggaatggcaggaagatgtgccaggggaggtttaagtTTGATATCAGAAGAAGGTCCCTTCACACTCAGGacatcctctttcagctgaaagaggggacattgagatgagacctCAGGAAGAACcatttccctgtgagggtggggaggcactggctcaggttgcccagagaagtggtggctgccccatacctgaaggtgttcaaggtcaggttggatggggcttggagccacctgatccagtgggaggtgtccctgcccacggcagggaggtggaacagAATGGCCATGAGGTCTCTTgcagcccaaaccatcccatgattccacAATCCCATACACCATGTCCAAAGTAATTCAGTTCCTCAAATATATACAAAACCCCACCCCACCACACAATTCACGCTGTGCCTGATCAAATGCTACAAAAcgcattttatttttagcacagtCCATCATAAACTACACAGTGGGAACTGTTCCCATATCCACAAGGCCTGGAAATCAGCTGGGGGTTCACTGCAGGCGACGGAGGTAGAAGCGGAGagactgcagcagctctgagacaCACTCATTGAGTGTGTCTGTAGCAGCGTCACGGCCAGCTGGGCTCTGGCTTCTGCTAGTGATCCGCCTGCGCAGGTAGTAGCGCTGCTGTGGGAAGCGTCTGCAGGGCCTTCCCATGAGCGTCCACCTGCACACGTGATTGGAAGGGCTAAGGACGAGCTCCTCATCCATGTCATCTGCCTGCCCTGAGATCAGCAGGCGCTCCAACGGCTGCCGGCAGACGGGGCAGGTGTTGCTCATCGTGGCCCAACGCTGGATACACccaaagcagaagctgtgcagGCAGTAGGCCACGTAGGTGGCATTTGTAACCCCTTGCAGGcagatggggcactgggagccttCTGCTGCCTCCACCGGCCCTGCCTGGGGCCGCTGGCTCCTGCCGCCATCCCTCACAGCAGAGCTTCTCTCCGCGCTGGCTCCATCGGTGCCCGATGCTGAGTCCTGCCAAGAGAGACGTGCAAAGTGTTAGAGCGTGTCTGGCAGAGGCACTCGGGCATCCAGCCCAGCGCAGGATGCACAGGGAGCAGAACTGTTGGAGGCACAGCATCCCGGAGCTGCCACCTCCCAGCTGCCCGGGCAGAGGGGACAGCGGTCATCCAGCTCCGTGGCCACGCTGTCCCCATGCTGCGGCGGCTGTGggagctggtgctggagcagcgGGTGAtgcacaagaaaaggaagagaggccACAAGCATTGGGTGgcccagggagggcaggaagggatgGCCAGGTCCTTCCAGAAGGaaaccctcccagctccccagggggaggtgtcccctcccagctcacctctgctgctgcgaGCTGCAAGGCCCTGGGTGCCACGGCTGCCTGAGGCTGGCAGGGTGCGGAAAATCCTCCAGCGTTTTCAGTCTCTGGCCTTTCCTCTTCCAACAGACGAGGCAGCCTTTGAGGAACCCCTGCTGCTGGTTCCGGTGATGATTCCTCCCCTGCaacttcctcctgctgctctgtcctAGGGCCTGTTGCTCTTTGCTCAGGACAGACTCTACGCTTCTTTATGCGGGAGTAGATCCACCAGCAGCCAAGAAGTCCCACCGCTGCAGGTACAGCACAGCCCAGAACATGGCGCAAGGATAAAGGCATTTTGCAGAGCCTCAGCTGATCCctagaaggagaaacagaaaccatGGTCAAATGGTCACAGAGAAGTTAACAGGAAGGCTGAGGTTCCATAAATGCCTTCAGGTGGCGTGAAGGAATGCCTGCAGCAAGACGCCCAAGGATGGACAGGCCTGTCCTCAAGACCAGCACATAGAACACTTCTGAACCAGAGGTGATCAGCTGGGACAATCCAGACCCAGTGTGGAGCGCTGGATGCCCCAGGGCCATTTCCCAGCACGCAGGGCCCCGTGCAGCCCCACACCAAACCCAGAGctgagccagggcagagctcaCACCCTGGAGGTGCTCGTCCTGTGCCACCAGGCACTGCCTCTGCCTTCTGGCATGGCCGGAATCCGGTCTAAGGGTCCCACCTGGATCAAGGCacggctggagagctgcagctgggactggAGACTTTCCCAGCTTGCTCACGTGTACCCACAGTGGGTCATGATGAGATTAGGACACCAAGGGGAGAGCAGGGGTCAATCAGCTCTCCCAGTCTGTGTCCTGACTGCATTGATGGAAGACTTCTGACAAGGACCAGGGAGATGAGTACAAGAAGGAATGTACACGCTTGCCTcccttcaaaagaaagaaacaaataaaacactaaGGAAGGTCAGCTTCATCTCCTGGATCACATCAGGTTCCCAGCACAGCTTGAAGCCTCCCTGTTTCTCCGGCCAGGACAAACAACCCTCAGTGGACACATCCTTCTAAGCTCAGGCATGTTTGCAGCACGACGTACTCAAGGAAGCCAGAGAATTCCCTCTCAACATGCAAGAAGTGAGTTTGGCAAACACTTGGCTCCAGATGCTCAGGGCTCCCTACACTCAGGAAGGTCCATTCAGGGGTCCGGACTCTTCAAGGCTCCACCAAAAGAGAAACCAGGACGACGCCCAAGTGTTTGAGGCCccgtgctctgcagggacagacctGACCgtgctgcctttccctccctcctctgcctcccgGCTGGAGAGATTATGATGCCAAACcaaaaagcagtggaaaatcCAGGTTAGAATTAAGGACTGTACTGAAAGATCCCAGAGCAAACAAGCAGGGagataaattggaagggagcttcagcatccaggccaggatggctccctgcacagcctggagTCAGCGATACAGCATTCAGAAACAAATCTGGTCGGGGTGAaggagcacagagcagggctggcacagTTACAACCAAAACAGGAACCCGCCTAGGGCTGGGAACGTCTCCATGTGGAAAAGTCACCAGGAGCACAGGCTTCCAGGTCCTTGGAGGCACCAGAGCAGATGACGGCAGAACCCTCAAGAACTGGAGCCCGGTGTTCAGGGCCCcgttggacggggccttgggcagcctgagtcAGTGGGACGTGTgcctgcccatcacagggggtgGATTTTNNNNNNNNNNNNNNNNNNNNNNNNNNNNNNNNNNNNNNNNNNNNNNNNNNNNNNNNNNNNNNNNNNNNNNNNNNNNNNNNNNNNNNNNNNNNNNNNNNNNNNNNNNNNNNNNNNNNNNNNNNNNNNNNNNNNNNNNNNNNNNNNNNNNNNNNNNNNNNNNNNNNNNNNNNNNNNNNNNNNNNNNNNNNNNNNNNNNNNNNNNNNNNNNNNNNNNNNNNNNNNNNNNNNNNNNNNNNNNNNNNNNNNNNNNNNNNNNNNNNNNNNNNNNNNNNNNNNNNNNNNNNNNNNNNNNNNNNNNNNNNNNNNNNNNNNNNNNNNNNNNNNNNNNNNNNNNNNNNNNNNNNNNNNNNNNNNNNNNNNNNNNNNNNNNNNNNNNNNNNNNNNNNNNNNNNNNNNNNNNNNNNNNNNNNNNNNNNNNNNNNNNNNNNNNNNNNNNNNNNNNNNNNNNNNNNNNNNNNNNNNNNNNNNNNNNNNNNNNNNNNNNNNNNNNNNNNNNNNNNcagaggagcagcccagggcagccctttctctggaaaacagatgCAAGTCCCATGGGGTCACTGCCAGAAATGCTGGGGTTGGGGAGGTGAGGATCAGCGCTGTCCATGCAGGGTCAGACCTCAAGGGATGCTTTTCCATGTTACCCAGACCTCCTGAGATGGCACTCGGTATCAATGCCAATGTTTCCGTTATCTGTTGTAGAAGctgaatatatatttcttaggtgcactttgaaatcttcctctttaactACACCGGGAAATGACTCCAAGGAGCTGTACAAGGCTTGAAGATCTGAAGAAATCTccaggcagagaaagagctcattaaggctttctgtattttaatgagacccagggtggatttgctgatgagtcctGGAATCTCAGCTCCTTagaagagactgaagaaacatctcaagaagTCAAAACCAGAACTCAGAGTAACTTGAAGTCTTAATTGGTCTCATTGAGGATTGTTCCtgacaaagcctccccagggactcgttagagCTCagaattggaggccatgattgcaggcaggcaaaggtgctgtgcaggcagctgtgatgctgaggaaAGCCTGGGTTTGCCTGGAGAAGCAGAAtggccaagccctgacccccagccctgggcaggcagatctggctttggCTACAATGACATTGGTGTCATGAACATTCCACATTGCCGAATTAAATTGGGAGCAGCTATTTCATGTAATTCCAAATACAGGCCTGTAGAGTTAAGGGATATGCCAAGGCTCTCACATATCTCCATGGAGTtgtagaagagttgggtcataggTGGGCAGGGTCATAAAAGTGCTTCAGTCATAGAAGAGTGACAGAAAACTTTGGTGTTAGAAGTCAGGTCAGAGAAGAGTCCCGTCATACAAGAGTGATAAAGGAGTTCCATTTTAGAGGGTTGGTAGAAGTGTTTGGTCATAGAATTCTCACAGCagtgttgggtcatagaagtctCAGGTTGTGGAGGTTTCAGGTCACAAAGTGGTCCTCAGAAGAGTCAATTCATAGAAGTGTGAGAGTTTTGTTGAATTTTAGAAGGGTTTAGTCAGAGAatggtcatagaagggtcagtCAGAGAAGGGTCAGGTCATAGACGAGTCAtagaagaaacacagaagactCAGGTCCTGAAGGGTCATAGAATAATTGGGCCATACTGTTACAAAAGAGTCAGACCATGGAAAAGTCAGGTAATATACGTTTCCGGTCATGTAAGGTTTGGTAATAGAAGGGTTTGGTCACAGAATATCTGGATCAGAGAGGAGCTGGGTCATAGAAAGCCGTAGAAGATTCAGACTAGAACTGGATCATAGAAAGCCGTAGAAGGTTCAGAGAAGGCTCGGGTtttagaagagttgggtcatagaagagttgagtTACAGAAATGTCATGTCATAGAAATGtcgggtcatagaagagttgagtTATAGAAGAGTTGGGCCACAGAAGAGGCGTCTCATGtaagagtcaggtcatagagggtctggtcatagaagggtcagtTAATAGCAGGGTTTGGTTCCTACACTTGGTGGGTCATGGAAGGGTTGGGTCGCAGAAGAGTCGGCTCATAGAAGAGTCTGGTCATAGTTGTGTCTGATCATAGAAGTGTTCTCAGCATCGATGATTCATGTCATAGTAGAGTCAGGTCACAGGAGAATCATAGAAGTCTTGGGTCATAGAAAGTCGCATCACCAAAGAGTCAGAGAACAGTCAGGTCAAAGCAGGTCAGAGAAAGattgggtcatagaaggctGAGTCATAGAGGGCCTGGTCATCTAAGAGATGGGTCATGGAAGAGTCGATTCACACAGCAGTAACTGAAGAGTTCAGTCACAGAAATTTCATAGAAGAGTTCAGTCACAGTTCATGCGGGTCATAGAGGAGTCAAGTCACAACGCCGTAGGTCACGTCATACAAAGCCGTAGAAGGATCAGAGAATAGTTGGGTCGCAGAAGGTTTGGCTCATAGAAGGCTTGGGTTTTAGgagagttgggtcatagaaggcaCAGATCATAGAGGATTCGGATCATAGaggggtcatagaagagtgggTTGATATAAGAGGCAGGTCATAGAGGAGTTCTTTACAGAAGAATTCAGTCCCAGGAAGTTTATAGAAGATTCAGGTGATGTAggagtcatagaagagttgggtcataaAAGAGTTACAGAAGGGTCATGTAAATGTCAGGTCATACAAGAGGTCATCCAGTCATAGATGGGTCAGATCAGAGAAGAGGTGGCTTATATAAGATTTGGGTCATGGGCGAgtcagagaagagctgggtcaCAGAAGAGCTGAGACATAGAGAGTCGAGTCATAGAAATATTGGACCATAGGAGGATGATGAGACACAATGTGATCAAGGAAAATCCAGTCACCTTCTCTTTCTGACATCCACAAATAGGATCCGAGTGGACAAGGTCTGTGACtcagtctttattttccttcctcatcATTTTGGCTCATCAAATTGGCCATTTCTGAGAAGGacataaaatactgtttctcCTTTAACTGTTCCTGAAAGAGCAAACACTCATGATGGGGCTCTTGAATTGCCTTTAAAGCTGAGACTGGGTTTTGGTCTGGGCACTTGTGATGCTTAAAGAATGCTGTCCTTGAAGACCATCTGTCTTGAGCTCTGTGACCAtgtcccagctctgtctccCCCAGgaacagctccagctcctcctgcctgtgcccctggctgAGAGCATTGCTGCactggggctgcagccctgcagctgtggcaccaggcagCTCATCCCTGCCACGAGGAAACCTGGGACCAAGCATCCAAGACCACCTGTGAGCAAAGGCTTTGCCTGGAACAGAGTCGtggctgggacagaagagagctgaATGTCTTTCCAGCCCCAGGTCTAAGGATCCAGGCTGAAATGCCTGAATTCACTCAACGGAACAGATCCTCCAGCTTGGAGAAATGAGGTCATTCCCTGTCACCTGCCTAGGGTCCCTTTTAGTGAGAGGGTGAAAAAGAAGTGATTCTCGTCCCCAGCTATTTTTCTCAGAGGAGCAATGACACTGCATTCAAGCACAGAAGAATTTGGGTTTGGAGAGAGCTCTGAGCATCCTCTTGTCTCACTCGCCTGCGCAAGGCAGGCTGGACCAGATGAAGATGGTCAAGGCCTCCATCCAGCTTTGCACCAtccacaaagcagctgaaagtgTGCTCCATCACATCATACACGGTGGTAATAGAGACATTTGACAGTGCTGGCTCAGGTGCTGGTCACTGGGGGATGCCACAAGTAACTGGCTGCATGAAGGACTTTGCACCACTGATGACATCTGGGATTGGTTGTTCAGCCAACTTCCCACTCAGGGTCACTTCTTCAGCCCAGGCAGCCCCACTCTGGCTATGAGGACACCACAGAAGACCATGTCTAAGGCCTTGCAGAATTCCATCTACACAACAtgcccttctttcctttcccattttggttcagaaacacatttcttgTCATTCGAGGGCCTGGAAATGGCTGCAGGGCGTGTGCCACACCCCTATAGGGTCCAGGCTAGCGTGACCTGCCTGTTATTCTCCCAGTTCTCATTCCTGCTTTTCCCAAAGACGGGTTTGacatctgccttttccaaggACCCCAGAACCTCTCTGCTTGCTCTGGCACTTTTGAGAGCACAATCCGGAATCACGGACCAAGGTGACGTAGCAGACAGGAACGCTTGCACTGGGCCTGTCCAAGGCAGCTGAGATGAATCTCCCTGAGCGAGTGGAGTTTGTTCCTGGAGTCACACACAGAAATGTGAGGGTTCTATCAGGAGTCCCCATCTGGCTGCCCTTGTGCACTCCTAACGTACCCAGGGATGTTCGCTGACAAGGTCTTTCCTTTTCACACTCAGAGGCACTTCAGGAGTCACAGTGTCTCTCTGGCTTCTGGTTGTCACCCCCATAGGATGAGAGGCACCTCAGCCCTGCAGCGCGTCACCCCGATCTGCATTTCTCTGCGATGCCCCATGTCATGAGAAATGGACACAGGGAGCTCCGTTCATGGAAGCACAGCCAAGTGCTGCATTCAGGCTGTTTCCCATGGGATATTACTTTCCATGTGAAGTAACCTCAAGGAAATAGCATTCCCACAGGCCCTCATGGAACCCAAGGAACACTTGGCCTCAAGTCTGGTCTCACTGGGGTTCATCTCACTTCACCCAAGCTGGGATGAGAGACCATTGCTGGCCATGATGGTTGTGAGGGGCTACTCCAGGATGACTGCCCCGTGGCAGGTTCTCCAGGGCGTCGAACGCACATGGGCACAGAGCAgaccctgccctgctgctccttCAGGTTTCTCCCAGGAAGCCTGGTTGGAGTAGCCTGCCCCAACCCTGCACAGCCACACTGTTGATCTGTACACTGGAGCTTCCATCTGTGGGCAATTGCTTCACAATGCTCTTGAAAGAATCTTTGGAAGAAGGCCTAAGCCTTCACgccctgccctgaggagatgCCCATGCTTTATGGCAAGGCACGGGGTGGGAAAGagggtgtggaactggaaaGAGAACAGCTCTGGAAGATCAAGCATTGGTgctgcctggcagtgctgccgtGCCGGGACACTTCCTCTCCAACCATGCACACGGaaactgtccctgcagctccaaaagACCTTTGGACAAAGGggctcaggagaaaaaaaaaagcaaaccacaaaagcagcagtaatTGAAGGgccttttattttgtgtaaacaTACAGGGAGGATGGCTCCTCATTTAGACACCCACCTggtcacagaagaaaaacaaatggtgaattaaaatggaaatgactACCTTATCTGCCGCGAttaagagacgggacgcagcttgatgcaagcaaatgtcgtctttattgtgcagctaacttatatttatacagctttattacagctaatttaggctcatacatattacaaaaagcaagctcagtattggctaatacaaaagggtcttctgcgtcacttaacgacaatttcctgccattcaacaataAGTACCCGCGATCAAGCCCGCAATATTTGTTaaagttcttatctcactccctcccagggcctgtggcgGACAGGCTCCAGCGCGTCTGtctttatcaactgatctgtgctgggggttttcctgaagcaacccccagctgttgcaacatctcccccttcctgttgcACAACAAGAATCTTTTTCATAGATCGCGCTACCAACCTTTGCAAACATTGTAATAAACAtggcaataaaagtaataacaagACAAAAACACCTAAAGCATATACGACCATTTTTACAAGGCTTCTCAACCACCCTGGAAGTCCCCATCCTTCAAAGGGTTTATCTAACCAGTCCCAACTACCACTCTGTTGTAATTTGGAGACTCCAGTCTTAAGCTGTTGAATGCTCGCATGAATAGATTCCGAGTGGTCGGAAAGATTCATGCCAACACGTACCTTCAAAATCCTCACAACCATGTCCCtgtgctaaaagcaaaaatctcttgCAACTCTATTTTGTAACgtaacatgcctaacactattaACATCCGCTAACAAGCCAGtcaaagccattgaagtagctttagtctgcttactcaaccaacatcccaaatttgtcagctttgtcaaggctgctgcagttgctaccccaggagctaATGCcgaggcagctacaatttctccaggttcccagaaaggtgactgtactcttACAGTCAGCCCCAAAGTGATGCAtagatcatttattttgtttacttcgtttcttgttataaatcatagtgagattgggagttagtaacgtaagccatccaaggctacatagcctgcaattaaattttgacaatattcctcTGCACACTTTAACTCCATTAATCAGACAAAAATTTTCTacatgcaaagcaactggaaaagaaaaagaacgtgATACTTTAGGAAAGATATGACTATACAAGGCTGTTTCGTTTCTATGCACAGGTAAactagcatttacattctgaccattttgagtgattttataggtacaattatacattacacaagcatccattattactgacctatttcgctggaacctatcttggaccgctgtctgtaatgacaaacaaaacataacctcttcctgtcatttttagctcaacaggtCCTTCCCATTCGCCTGAGTCCCGGTCTTTGTGTAGTACTTTGATaccttgctggtcctggttattcagtcctgactctagGATCGGTGATGGATTACACTAGGAAgactagttctatttccagttaaatgtaaaaagttcaaaagttcaacacataagtcgcctttgcaattctttcactaggaggtaatatttctcccttttttttttctttttttttcctttcagtttgaGGAGccttacttttaaaaggtactaattgtgctgttagaccaaatgcctgaccaTCAAGTCGActatgagcttttctctgagtaatggcttttccaattttgctcaaagtttgttgtgcatcactcttAAAAGTaagaggtgctgttaaagccatgtcctcccttaagaagatcaaataatggacttagttctgcattagttatacccaaagaaggtttaactcgattgattgttccttggagcttttgtaaattgttttaactactatttgtaATTTGCCTTGcaggggttcaattgtggcattcaaaactTTCCACCCAAAACACTTCCAGGTTTGAATTCCCCCAGGTGCGACCTGAAGGCCTACTTTCTCTACCACAATCTtagaaatggtattaattgagtaacacaactgctttgggtgatgtacacaggtgggaaaggaatataaaccataacttgtatttgtccagtaaaagcagaattaataacaccaggctACACAAAAAGACCCTGCAAAGcgacactcgaatgacccactaaccaagcactcAAACCCGTTACCAATAAGACCAAAAGCTTACAGCGAAaccttcaatcccttattattgaggaggctgtggagaagatccaagcaggagcattgaCTGTTGTCACAGGTCTCCCCTGCacgctgggttgctggtttccttggttctttaatgttaacggtttaccccctggcttcttttatctgtttttacctgtatggaaattctcaagggtgcaaatgtattaacttttctattcctttgcagttttttactctcagaggatactccttttggactcttaaatcatgtcttcattagtatctggctaaaattccctttacggttgtctgcactaggacccagcagttgctgatctgataagggacacaggaatgcagagtgttcttcataaattgttactcccctagagagagataaggactcccaagctgaaacaaaacaaaaaaaccttgactttcaaacaaaatcaggagtatgGGGGGGAGTGCATACAGTAAATGAGTGCATAcatgtgataatttttctcctaaCAGGGCAGATGCCACGGAAAATTTGAGAAAGTATCTATAGTGACATGAACATATGaaagttttccaaaggctggaatatgagtgacatccatttgccataaatCATTAGGTAATAAGCCCCTGGGGTTGATACCATATTGAGGGGCAGGTAATAATGGGGCACAGGAGGGACAGTTCTTAACTATTGATCGCGCTTGTTCTCGAGTAAtactacacatttttcttaaagttcgAGCTGATAAATGATGTAATTCATGTAGGTGTGTGGCTTTGGATATGTTATATACTTGTGGTTTCGTCAGATTATCAGCTGCTTGATTACCTTGTGCCATAGGAC contains:
- the LOC128850588 gene encoding E3 ubiquitin-protein ligase Topors-like; this encodes MTHCGYTDQLRLCKMPLSLRHVLGCAVPAAVGLLGCWWIYSRIKKRRVCPEQRATGPRTEQQEEVAGEESSPEPAAGVPQRLPRLLEEERPETENAGGFSAPCQPQAAVAPRALQLAAAEDSASGTDGASAERSSAVRDGGRSQRPQAGPVEAAEGSQCPICLQGVTNATYVAYCLHSFCFGCIQRWATMSNTCPVCRQPLERLLISGQADDMDEELVLSPSNHVCRWTLMGRPCRRFPQQRYYLRRRITSRSQSPAGRDAATDTLNECVSELLQSLRFYLRRLQ